A genomic window from Astatotilapia calliptera chromosome 12, fAstCal1.2, whole genome shotgun sequence includes:
- the LOC113034160 gene encoding transmembrane protein 132D: MSTHWQSWRILQIVFATITAVITQDLSSKELTDNKSPVPFPVFLPVSYEVKDADYLFLKEVGQDFMRNSSMQSHIQPFVILRASRQPVVNASYRTMSAEKPVPLDMVQSVKLFNAPEVFTFNWKIQAFVLTPRVFSSKPKVRVLFYVAGRDWNRGEGALDELPCVTVYAFWQTQEVRGSCAIGGERGTCMAELVPTPGWFAPGSEGTSRERQDPSAGNPVELYYQAQPKVRGKCNSVDGSRWGGSQQQAEFIPVTPMQRIGSVRLLQVPKGMATLSRLKLGNAIVIRTSSKPLKKTDIATFYILMASSAQLTNFTLRATVRKGVTFRTVTPSNSLLWDITLDLSVDGAIAVICQRKAPIPGKRLESSLLEVLQIDFEVEELSSPLDSQVIIWKLELPSTSKNGVKTEGAMRIYTTQRDFVGLAPLIMDTEILNTAVLTGKKVVMPVRTVAVEEDGVVTDVSDYTDCSSTDEDVLKVSDRCDYVFVNGKEVKGKIKMTVNFTYSYLSAQLELNVWMPRLPLQIEVSDTELSQIKSWRVPILTSKRTGWNSDEDDRKGKGCMLQFQHALVRVLTHFMAEQEDPRDPKAYFLGSDWQVDVTRLVRYFMKVEDTRVARLQAGRVLSGKDFGTTAIQVFSPLSDAILAKTTIRVVDDKVTITELGVQLVTGLSMTLQLSAGSNRAILATTTTQEVLQSPKQEALVSAWIQFSDGNQTPLDIYDQSFFRVTVTSLDQGVVSVQGTPPAVAAEGEGEGVLVRVEMSICEACQKSKRKSTFAVGNGTLKVKFQANTKRSDGIFDSSTVSNKETDYGNDGEEVERQRKQRKPSQDASPRMPNLDREESAIQKITTTIKSTERTLITSGSLGGVGKTSNSGSPGSPTTVANVSLMSSPGENSKGYGSDNMIVEDMSSVSFTSTVKVPRNLVNSNNFPTKVETPGQGTTEIEVGGEEVLANRPLTDLEIGMYALLGVFCLAILVFLVNCVSYVVKFRHKKPPSHGQEPTGHRHDWVWLGTDAELVMSVPGSPVQQDSQTTTTVIDIGPDKTGSLSRRPSCLASVTDSPLSCVGSLRGKPMPTESLHSPTSKRKRVQFTTFSTLERQHSPHLPPRENGHGIHWVGKEDSCGEEPQVPITEPGDQL, from the exons ATGAGCACGCACTGGCAGAGCTGGAGGATCTTACAGATAGTCTTTGCAACAATTACAGCAGTCATTACACAAG attTGAGCAGTAAAGAACTGACCGACAACAAGAGCCCAGTGCCTTTCCCTGTCTTCTTGCCGGTCAGCTACGAAGTTAAGGATGCCGACTACCTCTTCCTAAAAGAGGTAGGGCAGGACTTCATGAGGAACTCCAGCATGCAGAGCCACATCCAGCCCTTTGTTATTTTACGAGCCAGCCGCCAGCCGGTGGTCAACGCCAGCTATCGCACCATGTCCGCAGAGAAACCCGTGCCTCTAGATATGGTCCAGTCTGTGAAGCTCTTCAATGCACCAGAGGTCTTTACCTTTAACTGGAAAATCCAGGCCTTTGTCCTGACGCCTCGGGTTTTCTCCTCCAAGCCCAAAGTCAGGGTGCTCTTCTATGTTGCAGGCAGGGATTGGAACAGAGGGGAAGGCGCTCTGGATGAGCTACCATGTGTGACCGTGTATGCGTTCTGGCAAACCCAGGAGGTGAGGGGTTCCTGTGCCATAGGAGGTGAGAGGGGGACCTGCATGGCCGAGCTGGTTCCTACACCTGGCTGGTTTGCTCCAGGGTCAGAGGGCACCAGTAGAGAGAGGCAGGATCCATCTGCTGGGAACCCTGTGGAGCTGTACTACCAGGCTCAgccaaaagtcagagggaagtGCAATTCTGTGGATGGAAGTCGGTGGGGGGGTTCACAGCAGCAGGCAGAGTTTATTCCTGTCACTCCTATGCAGAGGATTGGAAGTGTGCGTCTTCTGCAGGTGCCTAAGGGGATGGCAACGCTTTCGCGCCTCAAGCTCGGCAATGCCATCGTCATACGGACATCCTCCAAACCTCTAAAGAAGACTGACATCGCCACCTTCTACATACTCATGGCCAGCTCTGCTCAGCTGACTAACTTCACTCTCAG AGCAACAGTAAGGAAAGGTGTGACCTTTCGAACAGTAACACCCAGTAACTCTTTACTGTGGGACATCACTCTGGATTTGAGTGTGGATGGAGCCATCGCTGTTATTTGTCAGAGAAAGGCTCCCATACCTGGGAAAAG GCTTGAAAGCAGTTTGTTGGAGGTACTTCAAATTGATTTTGAAGTTGAAGAATTGAGCAGCCCTCTCGACAGCCAGGTAATCATATGGAAGCTGGAGCTACCATCCACATCCAAAAACGGAGTCAAGACCGAAGGAGCCATGAGGATCTATACCACTCAGAGAGACTTTGTCGGCCTAGCTCCTCTCATAATG gaCACGGAGATTCTGAACACCGCTGTGCTGACGGGAAAGAAGGTGGTGATGCCTGTGAGGACGGTAGCTGTGGAGGAAGATGGAGTAGTCACGGATGTGTCTGATTACACAGACTGTAGCTCCACTGATGAAGACGTTCTCAAG GTGTCCGACAGGTGTGACTATGTTTTCGTAAATGGAAAAGAGGTTAAGGGGAAGATAAAGATGACGGTAAACTTCACCTACAGCTACCTGAGTGCTCAGCTCGAACTGAATGTGTGGATGCCCCGGCTTCCTCTCCAGATTGAGGTGTCAGACACAGAGCTGAGCCAGATCAAAAGCTGGAGGGTACCCATCCTCACCTCAAAAAG AACTGGCTGGAACAGTGATGAAGACGATCGGAAGGGGAAGGGCTGTATGCTGCAGTTTCAGCATGCCCTTGTGAGGGTGCTAACCCATTTCATGGCAGAGCAAGAAGACCCCCGGGATCCAAAGGCCTATTTCCTGGGGTCTGATTGGCAGGTGGATGTCACAAGGTTGGTTCGATACTTCATGAAGGTGGAGGACACTCGAGTGGCAAGGCTACAGGCAGGAAGAGTGCTGTCGGGGAAAGACTTTGGGACCACTGCCATCCAG GTGTTTTCTCCACTATCTGATGCCATCTTGGCTAAAACAACTATCAGAGTTGTGGATGACAAAGTGACCATCACAGAGCTGGGGGTTCAGCTGGTTACAGGGCTCTCCATGACATTACAGCTCAGTGCAGGAAGCAACAGGGCCATACTGGCTACCACAACCACACAGGAGGTGCTACAGAGTCCCAAACAG GAAGCTTTGGTCAGTGCCTGGATACAATTCAGTGATGGCAATCAGACACCTCTTGACATTTATGATCAATCCTTTTTCCGTGTGACGGTGACCTCTCTAGATCAGGGAGTGGTGTCGGTGCAGGGCACGCCACCAGCTGTGGCGGCAGAAGGAGAGGGCGAGGGAGTCTTGGTCAGAGTAGAGATGTCCATCTGTGAGGCCTGTCAGAAGTCCAAACGCAAAAGTACTTTTGCAGTAGGCAACGGCACCCTCAAGGTCAAATTTCAAGCGAACACTAAGCGATCAGATGGAATATTCGACAGCAGTACTGTTAGCAACAAGGAAACTGACTATGGGAACGATGGGGAAGAAGTGGAGCGTCAGAGGAAGCAGAGAAAGCCATCCCAGGATGCTTCACCACGCATGCCAAACTTAGACAGAGAAGAAAGCGCCATACAGAAGATCACGACCACTATTAAATCTACAGAAAGAACCCTGATAACCAGCGGTAGCCTCGGAGGAGTGGGTAAGACCAGTAATTCAGGAAGTCCTGGTAGTCCTACTACTGTGGCTAATGTCAGCCTAATGAGCAGCCCTGGTGAGAACAGCAAAGGATACGGGTCAGACAACATGATAGTGGAGGATATGAGCAGCGTTAGCTTCACCAGCACGGTGAAAGTTCCCAGGAATCTGGTAAACTCCAACAACTTCCCCACCAAGGTGGAGACCCCTGGGCAGGGGACGACAGAAATAGAAGTTGGTGGTGAAGAAGTTTTGGCAAACAGGCCTCTAACAGACTTAGAGATTGGCATGTATGCTTTGTTGGGTGTCTTTTGCCTGGCCATCCTGGTTTTTCTGGTAAACTGTGTCTCATATGTTGTTAAGTTCAGGCACAAGAAACCGCCCTCTCACGGCCAGGAACCCACAGGCCACAGGCACGACTGGGTATGGCTGGGCACAGATGCTGAGCTGGTGATGAGCGTGCCGGGCAGCCCGGTCCAGCAAGACTCCCAAACTACAACCACTGTGATAGACATTGGGCCTGATAAGACTGGCTCTCTTTCCAGGAGGCCCAGTTGTCTGGCCTCCGTCACAGATTCTCCCCTCAGTTGCGTAGGCTCCCTCAGAGGCAAACCGATGCCCACAGAGTCCCTCCACTCGCCCACCAGCAAGAGAAAGAGAGTCCAGTTCACAACCTTCTCCACACTAGAGCGCCAGCATTCACCACATCTCCCACCCAGAGAGAACGGCCATGGCATCCATTGGGTTGGAAAGGAGGACAGCTGTGGGGAGGAACCTCAAGTGCCCATCACAGAGCCTGGGGACCAGTTATAA